The sequence CAGAGGGTAGCCGTGAAGGTGCGCAAGCCGTGTATCTCCACCCAATCTGTGTGGGGCCTGTGCATGTATAGTGCCATCATGATGCCCCTCAAGCTCCTGTTTCACCTGCCGACAGACTGGTCGAGGAAGACCGTGTGCGACGCGTTGGCACGCGTTATGAGCGGAAAgggcgcgaggaggcgcaggccGATCAGCAGCAAGGCGCGCGGGTGCAGAACATGTGGCGTCTCCTGCGGCCGGCCGAGTGGGCTGGGGTAGCGCGGGCGCTGGGAGCACGACGGGCACGCCCCGGGTCACACCACCGGGCCCGCCACACCCCAGGGGGAGGAACCCCCACGCCATGCCACGGGatgccgcggcggaggcaggcgAGGTGTGGCCGCGTGTGCGCATACCTGCAGGGTGGTCCGTGGCTAAGGTGCACGTTGAAAGGAAAGAATAGTTCACGCCTCCTAAAACCCCGCGCGCCATCTCTATGAAAGCGTGACAAACACGCGGGGGTTGCCCACCAACGCTTCTGCGTCTGCACGGGGAATAATTTgtcgcgtgtgtgcacacgcacctgcGCTCTATATATCTGCATGCATGCGCAAAAGGCTCCCGCTGtccatcctcctccccctttacTCGGATGCACCACACTGTGACAGACACTCGCATTGCACACGGCTAACTGCACTTCAACGCAACATCCGACATTGCTTCACAGCGTCATAAAACGAGGCTGCTCATGAATTAGGGTCGTCCATGGCGCAGACGTTTCATAGAGGCGTGGCACATTCTCACCGCCGGCGACTGAGCCGCTCATGGAGGCGTTGCGCCGGCCTATTCAATGGGCGCGCTGTGCCACTCGTTAGCGCTTTTGCCGTGGCGCTCTTAGTCACGGCGGCCGTGCTGTTAACGCCGCGTAACTACGCGTGGATACTGGATGGCAGCGACCTTGCCATCCCGTACCGCTCTAAAGCCGCAGTGTATCGACAAAACGCTGCGTTTGTGGCGCCGTTTCCCCGTGGTGGTGGGATTGGCGTTGCTAACACCTCGACGGAAACCGTCCCCGCCGCGGTGCATAGTCGCTCACGCCGTCAAGAagcgctggaggcggagatCGAGGCGTACCTAGCGAGCCACGGCATCCGTCGTGAGCGCCGCACACGCGTTCGCTTTCAGATCGTCTCCAATGTGGTAGATTGGAGACTGTGCACCGCGGTAGGCtctgcggcgctggcgggcTTCAGCATACCGGTAACCGGCTTCAACGCCACCTACTCACATGTCCGGCGCTTCGAAAGGTATCTCAACTTTATCgagcgcgaggagctgcacgacgAAGACATCGTCGTCACAATGGACAGCGACGTTTACTGGACTGGAGCCGactttctccccttcctcggGAAGTTCGCGCGCTTTTCCCCGGAGCAGGAAAGCGATTTAGACGTTGCAGCCGTCCGGGCATGGGAAGACTatggggagaagaaggcgcccCTGTACATGCAGCGCCTTCAAGACGAGATGCACAATGGCACCGCAGGTGTGAAGCGCCCTTTGCTGCAGATGCCGCCTGTGGTGCACAGCGCCGAGAACGTGTGCTGGTGGGGTCAGCACTCTGAAAGCTTTGTGCAGTGCCCTCTGGCCTATGCGACGCTGGACTGCATGGTCGAGGTGGCGCGCAACCACGCTTCGAGCATCGACGTGCATAAGGCAGCATCCTACGCAGGCGTGTCCGCCAAAACGCTGCGGAGTCAACTCAAGAAGTCCTTCACGGGCAAGCAACAGTGGATGGTGGACGACATGCTAGGCAACCCGAACGCGGCGTCACCGTATACGACCCAGGCGAAGCGGTCTCGCGACGATCCGCTCTTCTACAACGTCACCGTTGTGAGCAAGTCCAGCCCGACCGTGCTGCTGAATGGCGGCATGCACGTGTCACGCGTGTGggcgctgcgccggctgGCAAAGGCCGTTGCAACGTACACGGCGACAGAGACGCCGATCGAGGATGCGGGGCGGGACCGCACATCTGAGTGGTGGTGTGACCAAGGCGTGTTAGGCCAAATATATGTGCGGGGGCGCCTGTACGAGGTTGAGCACAACCTGTTGGCTGGGCCTCCGCTTTCGAGGCGGACGCCGCCAGTCCCGTACGATGACCGCTACGGGCCACCAGGCCTTGTTGGTCTGGACAGGCGGTCAGAGATGGCAGTTCTCGCACCGACAAAGATGCGCAACCCGACTCTGCTCCACCCCAGCAAGTACCTGGAGGAGCAGTCCCTGGGCAGCAACCGTTGGTGGACCTGGAGCAAGGCCGAACTACTGCTGGGCGAGAACGAGCCTCAGGGTCACTCACTGGAGCACCTACAGACGACGCGTGGCGGCGCCCTCgtgacaccgccgctgctgtggcgctcGGCGACCGCAGAGGACAGGTCGAGAGGCTTCCAAAATGAAGCTGAGGAAGACCCTGACGTCGTTCGTATTCCATTTATACACTACGCCGGAGCTCCCAAGCACAAGTGGTTCGCGGCTCATCGCCACTATTACTCGTGGATGGTGGCCGCGCGGCACGACAGCCGGGCACGGGAATCCGTGACGAATGCTCTCCGGAAGGAGTTGGTGGAGCTGTGGTTCAACGAGGAGCGTGTTTTCGTTAACTTCACACACATGTGCAGGGATCCAACACTGCTGTCTTTGCCGTAGCGCGAGTTCAGTGCCTCGAGGACAACGCGCGTGCTTTACGTTTCGCCTTTTTTCCACTGTGCGCAGATTTCAGCGCGCATTaattttttcctcttttccctctatTAGCGCTCCGTATGTCTCGTTAGCGCCGTGCCATGTggagccccccccccccctcaacTCGCAGTTGCCTTTGGGGCCCGTGTGGCCGGGGCAGCGTTGGCATGGGTTTGCTGCCTAAGACATAGcgcaccttctcttttccccttccttttGCTGATGCTTCTCTCAACAAGCTCCCATTATTTGGGTTGGCGCAGGCTTCTGCGTGCTCTTCTTgtattcccccccccctctccctttcccttaTCTCTTGTTGAGCGCCTTCGTCGGAGAGCGCACTCACCAGAGCGCCTTcattttcgctctctcccccgaGAACACTAAATCTCCGTCTATTTGCCTTCTCATTGCGTGTATGTTTGCCGTGGTACGAAACTACACCCGTGCGAGTATTGTAAACAtgcttctctctgccgcACCCTAACTCTGCGCATTAAGCCTGTTGTGCTCGCCTCTCTGCCCGAGGTGGTGGGGCACGCAGCGGGGGAAACATGGCACGCACTCGGTGCGAACTTATGGAGAACGCCTAGCAATGCTGCCAGCACCGCAATGAGAAGAAGCTCGCCCAAGGCGCATGTAGAGCAGCAATGAACAAGCACAAcgtgagagaggcggtgctgtgcgCCCTCGCGCGATccgctctccctttctcttgccAGCCCTCTGAAAAGGGGGAATGGCAAAACAAAAGCGGCTGCCGTTTGCAGACAACCTCAACCGGCCATGTCAACATCCGTTGGCACGTCGCTTTAAAGTGAGAATGcgcactccctccctccctccccccccccccccacacccgtACACGGTGACATCCCGTGAGACTACAGAGCGTGTTGGTGTCACGTAGCCTGAGCCGCgacgtggggggaggggagcctGTTTTGCAGGGCGCTTTACCTGTCGTTTGCTCCGATGATGCCATTACGCAGGTGTGCCGTCTCTttgccctcttttctctccctcacacgCATACCCTTCTTATCACATGACGCGATCGATGCAGCTACGACGGGCAGCTCTCACTCAAccccgcctctcctctctctatTCTGTGGCATCTGTCAACTCCTCGGCTCGTcgcgcacgccgcagcaggctCCATGagcgtggcggagctgcagccaCGTTCGCTGGTGGCAGTGAACGATGGTGCCGAGgacgtggtggaggcggagttGGTTGCTTACGAGGGACATCACACGCACCTTGTCGAGGGCGATTTCTTTCCCGCCGAGGCGCCGGAGGTCGAGGCCGATGGGACGGCCGCTGCTGTAGCTGAGAATGGCGGCCCGCTCGTCGACAAcattgccgccgcctcggcgcCGGTCCCGCCAAAGCCGGCCGGGGCACCGCCCCGCAGGCGGGTTTGTTGGGCCGATGAGGGCCACCCAGACACCGCCCGCGGCCTGGTGAGGCACATCACGAAGTTCCACACGCCCCCGCGCGGCCCCCACTACGACGCTGCAGGCCCAGCCAACCCCACGCGCCCGACCCGCGTAACAGCCGCCAACCCGACCCCGCCCCCGTTCCGGGAGAAGGCGAACGCGGACACCACCACGTACAAGTTCTGCAAGGCGCTACGGCCAGCGCCAAAGTACGCGGAGTggaggtggcagcagcacgagtACGGCGTCACGCCATTTGAGCTTCAACCGGCGGAGGCCGGGCAGCCGAATGGCGCCGCAAGGACTCTCTTCGGGGAGCTCTTCCAGCGCAGTGTCGTCGCGCGCGCGGCTGAGGGGCAGGCGCGGGTACGCAACGGGGTGCACAAGAGGCCCGGCTGCGGCGTCCAGCAGCCGTTTGTGCGCACTGGGGCGGTGTTCGATGCGCCTCTCCGCATCCCGTGGTGAGCCGGGGCGGCgcgcgccaccacctgcgccagGAAAGCGGGATGCCGCCAAGCAACCAGGGTGCGAAGAATGATGTCAtcttccgccgccgcatAGCAGCGCGGGCTTCCTCTGCTGGGTACCGGGAGCACGACGGGCGCGCCCTGGGTCACACCACCGGGCCCGCCGGTGACCGGCCCCCATTTTCCCAGCCCATCCCCCACGCGCCCACACCACGCCCGCCACCCGCACGGCAGGCGTCGCGACCCCCGCGCCAGAGCAGGATCCCGGGGGCAGCGCTCTCGGATCGAGGCGTGCAGTGCACCCAGGCAGGCCCGGCacccatcgcgcagcacgcaccggggggagaagcgaggaggaaCGAGACGAGTCCGTGAGACGCATGGCCCGATTCAGCGGCGGGACGGCTCTCCccagacgacgaggattcagcagtggcgcggcggaggcaggcgAGGTGTGgccgcgtgtgcgcatgcCAGCGGACTGGTGCGTGGCAGGATTACGTGTTGAAGAGCAAAAGTGACACAGTGGAAAAGATGTTTTGGCTCCCCTGATACCGGGGTCTCGCTCACCGCGGTATGAGGGCTGAGTACCTCACCCCGTGGGGCGGTCAGGGCGATGCATCGCCGCTAACGTCAGTGGTCAGGTCCtgggcggcgttgcgtcggagagacctgcgacagtggaCCCGCTTGTGCCGTCCACATGACGGGCAGAGTGCGGACCTGACTCGAATGCACCCCACCCTTCCCTCGCCGTCTATTGGTGTGGAACGCCTGCGTGtcaccccgagggatgcaccaggcgACGACCGGCACCGCAGGAGCATCTGTGAGGCGGTCTGCGGAgcaggtgggtgggtgggtggagtttgaggcaggggcTGTGCTTGCATCgccgagtcggcgcattaCAGCAATGTGCGTGTCGACCGCTGCTCCGCACCCCGAGGCGGGCGTGGGACAGGCTGGGTCTAGCGCGGAGCGGagcacctcttctctgtcGGACTGGGCTCCGACAAGGGGAAAAGCGTTCATGCACTTTATTCTGACACCCTCTCTTACGCTGTGTGGTGCCCTaccggcgctgcagcagtgtgtatgtcttctctctcttagtGAAGCGCATTTGCCTGTTGAGGTCTCGTCGTGCGAGTGACTGCCACTGCACCTACGGCAACGGAGCACACAAAGGGGCTCACCATCGACACGCCTCTGACGCCAAAcaaaagcaaagaaaaaacatGTAAAGCAACGGACAAGACTTCCggagcgacacacacacacgcgatAGCTTACGGCTGTGGACATGTCCCACCTTTTCTATTCCGATGAAGAGCCAATCTTTACCTCGAAGGAGGACGCTTCCCGCAACGCGTCACTCgtgggggaggcggagcCACCCCCCAATACGGTGACACCCGCCAACACTAGTACAAGCGCCAAGGATCATTTAGCATCCTCCAATGCAACTACTGTTGAGCACCAGATAAAGCTCTTGCCACAACCACTGCCGCTTGTGGCACCAGACCCCGGGCCACCTGCCGAATTCATCTCGGTGAACTCACCTGGCGCCCAACCAAAGGCGTTCTCGGTGCGCGGCGCAACCCTCTCCAAAGAAGGTTGCGTCCGACGTCACTGTCGCCCTGTTGAGGAGCGCCGCCATAGCCGTAGGCGTAACCGTAACCCTAAtcctaaccctaaccctaagCCTAagcctaaccctaaccctaaaCCTAAACCTAATGgtaaccctaaccctaaccctaaccctaaccctaaccctaaccctaaccctaaccctaaccccAAAACTCatggaccctaaccctaaccctaaccctaatgccaccgtcctgagtgatagggtgctcgcgaagatattgatttcttgaagacaaataaagggcgagaagggagaaaggtttgtggaaggcagatgggtatggagagagtcttcgcgaccccattgggaagcggcaaggcaggcacgcaaccacgaccgcggcgccgcgtcatgattatgccgccggt comes from Leishmania braziliensis MHOM/BR/75/M2904 complete genome, chromosome 33 and encodes:
- a CDS encoding putative expression-site associated gene (ESAG3), translated to MAQTFHRGVAHSHRRRLSRSWRRCAGLFNGRAVPLVSAFAVALLVTAAVLLTPRNYAWILDGSDLAIPYRSKAAVYRQNAAFVAPFPRGGGIGVANTSTETVPAAVHSRSRRQEALEAEIEAYLASHGIRRERRTRVRFQIVSNVVDWRLCTAVGSAALAGFSIPVTGFNATYSHVRRFERYLNFIEREELHDEDIVVTMDSDVYWTGADFLPFLGKFARFSPEQESDLDVAAVRAWEDYGEKKAPLYMQRLQDEMHNGTAGVKRPLLQMPPVVHSAENVCWWGQHSESFVQCPLAYATLDCMVEVARNHASSIDVHKAASYAGVSAKTLRSQLKKSFTGKQQWMVDDMLGNPNAASPYTTQAKRSRDDPLFYNVTVVSKSSPTVLLNGGMHVSRVWALRRLAKAVATYTATETPIEDAGRDRTSEWWCDQGVLGQIYVRGRLYEVEHNLLAGPPLSRRTPPVPYDDRYGPPGLVGLDRRSEMAVLAPTKMRNPTLLHPSKYLEEQSLGSNRWWTWSKAELLLGENEPQGHSLEHLQTTRGGALVTPPLLWRSATAEDRSRGFQNEAEEDPDVVRIPFIHYAGAPKHKWFAAHRHYYSWMVAARHDSRARESVTNALRKELVELWFNEERVFVNFTHMCRDPTLLSLP